The Pleuronectes platessa chromosome 11, fPlePla1.1, whole genome shotgun sequence genome includes a window with the following:
- the qpct gene encoding glutaminyl-peptide cyclotransferase, with amino-acid sequence MCRGATAAMAERSHGASTMHIFYTVFICFTFIHCATAIPWTQEKLHHRAVTLTQDEILTALSHTDLEQMWQRDLRPLLVTRYPGSSGSQAVQEHIKTTLGSLGAGWEVTEDKFRSHTPYGPLPFTNLVATLNPSAQRRLVLACHYDSKYYPPQWHGREFQGATDSAVPCAMMLEVARALDEELKTQKSSSADLTLQLIFFDGEEALFHWTPTDSLYGSRHLAQKMESTPHPAGATHTNQLHGIDLLMLLDLIGAPSPHFGNQFPSTTPWLTRLQNIEKRLHSMNQLADHPNSVQYFWPDRPVGHIQDDHIPFLNRGVRVLHLIPSPFPTVWHTFDDNEQNLDRSAIQNLNKIMQVFVLEYLDARPAVPSITSITSATSVPSNPQNAP; translated from the exons ATGTGCAGAGGAGCCACAGCAGCGATGGCCGAGCGGAGCCACGGTGCCTCCACAATGCACATATTCTACACTGTGTTCATCTGCTTCACATTCATCCACTGCGCCACTGCAATCCCCTGGACACAGGAAAAG ctccatcaccgAGCAGTGACACTAACGCAGGATGAGATTCTCACGGCGCTGTCTCACACAGATCTGGAGCAGATGTGGCAGAGGGATCTGAGGCCGCTGCTGGTCACCAGGTACCCGGGCTCTTCGGGCAGCCAAGCTGTGCAGGAG CATATCAAAACCACCCTTGGTTCGCTGGGCGCCGGCTGGGAGGTCACAGAGGACAAGTTCAGGTCACATACCCCCTACGGCCCTCTGCCCTTCACCAACCTGGTCGCCACCCTCAACCCGTCAGCCCAGCGCCGCCTGGTTCTGGCCTGTCACTATGACTCCAAGTACTACCCGCCACAGTGGCACGGGAGGGAGTTCCAGGGCGCCACCGACTCTGCCGTTCCCTGTGCCATGATGCTGGAGGTGGCGCGAGCTCTGGATGAAGAGCTGAAGACTCAGAAG AGCTCCAGCGCCGACCTGACCCTGCAGCTGATCTTCTTCGACGGAGAGGAGGCTCTCTTCCACTGGACGCCCACGGACTCCCTCTACGGCTCCCGCCACCTCGCCCAGAAGATGGAGAGCACGCCACACCCGGCCGGGGCCACACACACCAACCAGCTACATGGCATA gatcTGCTCATGCTGTTGGACCTAATCGGAGCTCCCAGCCCTCACTTTGGAAACCAGTTCCCCAGCACAACGCCCTGGCTCACCAGACTGCAGAACATTG AAAAGCGTCTCCACTCCATGAACCAGCTGGCGGATCATCCCAACAGCGTGCAGTATTTCTGGCCTGATCGACCAGTCGGCCACATACAGGACGACCATATACCATTCCTGAACAGAg GCGTACGTGTCCTCCACCTCATCCCCTCACCGTTCCCGACCGTGTGGCACACGTTCGACGACAACGAACAGAACCTGGATCGCTCCGCCATTCAGAACCTCAACAAGATCATGCAGGTCTTTGTCCTGGAGTACCTCGACGCCAGACCAGCTGTCCCTTCCATCACTTCCATCACTTCAGCAACATCAGTACCTTCAAATCCACAGAATGCTCCATAA